The Tolypothrix sp. PCC 7712 region GAAATTAAATTCCCCTTCTCCCTCAGGGAGAAGGGGTTAGGGGATGAGGGCGCGAAGTATTTTGTCAACTTAACGTGAAACCCGCTTGGGTGAAAGGTTTCGCCCTCACCCCCAGCCCCTCTCCCTCAGGGAGAGGGGAGCCAGAAATTAAATTCCCCTTCTCCCTCAGGGAGAAGGGGTTAGGGGATGAGGGCGCGAAGTATTTGTACAACGCCCGCCCTATATCGCTTTTGAAGTTAAGTTGATACCAATGGGCAGTGCTGTGCCCCTACGCGAAATCTATATGTATCAGGGTTTTAGTGAAATGGTATTAAGAGTAAACCAAAAAGTTTTTCCTAAAGAGCGATCGCTTCAATTTTAATTCTTAATGGTGAAGGTTTTGTTCTTAATGGTCGAGGTTTTGTTCTTAATGGTCGAGGTTTTGTTCTTAATGGTCAAGGTTTTGTTCTTAATGGTCAAGGTTTTGTTCTTAATGGTCAAGGTTTTGTTCTTAATGGTCAAGGTTTTGTTCTTAATGGTCAAGGTTTTGTTCTTAATGTTGTAACGTTGATAACTAAATTGTTAATAAATTTAAATGTAGGGTGTGTTGTCGCGCAGCGCAACGCACCGACGCACCATCAAAAATTCAAGGTGCGTTAGCCTACGGCATAACACACCCTACGGACTGAAATGTTTATTATTGCGTGTGTAGAGAGCTTGCATTCAATCTTTATAAATTTCTGAAAGCTTTAACTGTTACAGTTTACAAGTCTCGATGCGAGAGAAAACCAACCCCGCACTCCAATAAACCAAATACCCCCTCACCCTCAATCTCTCCCCCTCCTCCCCAAAAACAACTGGGAGGTGTGCCCTAGGGGCAGAGGTACTAAAAGTGACGTGGGTGTAACTAATCCAGGAGCTTTCCACTCTCCATCCTACGCGATCACGAAATTGATTCCAGGCTTCATCGTCGTACGTGCCATCTAGCTTACCGCCAACGCTCAAGTAAATTTCCTTTTGAACGCTGAAGCCAAAGTGTCCATTGCTGTATTTTACCCATAAGCGGTCAATCGTGCGGAGGTCTGTACAAGGAAAGTTTAATAATTCTTCATCCTTAAAGTAATCACCTTCCTTTTTACCTAGAGCCTGAATCATCACTCGATATGTTTCCATATCAGCATCTTTCCAGTTCCCTGCTGCTAGCAAGTCGCGCAGTTTGGTATAGTATACGCCTTTCTCTGAACTGAGAATCAAGAAATTATGTATGGCCGCAACATCCTCATCTCGAAGTTTGAGAACTTGCTGTAATCGTTTTAATAACTTAAGATTACTATCACTTAAATTTTGCTGCTTTTGTAATACTGCAGTCAGTGCTTTTTCATATTTCTGTAAGCTTTCCTGAAACTCACGGAATGGTTTGAGAACTTCATTTTCTATCTCTTTTGCTTTTTCTGAAGTTAACCCTAGTTCCGTTTGTCTGAGATCCAAAATAAAGCGTCCCAGTTCCGATATTTCACTATCTATTACACATTGCTCAACTTCTTTGCGATACTCTAATTGTGGATCATCAACTGGTGCTTTGGCTAGACGAATTGTATAACCTTCTTTAACGGCAAAGATTTCTGGCTTCATCGCTGGTTTTGCTTCCTGCACCTTGCGCTTGGCATATTCATGCAGTTCAGCTACGGTAATCACACCATCATTGTCACTATCAGCTGCTCCTTTTTCAATTCCCTCAACCAAGTAGCGGGTGTAAACTCCGCCGCCTGAATCTTCAAAGGATTGTTGTGTAGCTGTTGATGAAGTTAGCACAGCTCTACCTTCACCACCTAATTGCTCACCAATTTCATTTTTAATACTAAGATTAGCAATATCTTTGGCACTCATCCTCTCTGCAAAAGCACCGCTAAAGCAACAGTCAAGAATTAATACTTGTCGCTTAGATTTGCTGCGACTCATGTAATTTTGATGGATGAATTTAGCATCTACTGCTGTACCAATTCTAGGGAAACCTTGAGGATTAACTTGAGTGTTGCGGCTGATAAAAAATAAACTTCCGTCTTCATGTCTATAACCATGTCCAGAAAAATAAAGCAGTACTACGTCATCTTTCTGGCATTTTTCCATAAACAACTGCTCAATTTCTGAGCGCATGGTATCGGAATCAGGATTAGACAAAAATTTGACTTCATCAAATCCACCTATCCCTGAATTCTGCAAAACACGCTGCATTGCTTCAATATCTTTAACTACACCAGATAAGTTATTTATTTTTTGAGACTCATACTCACTAGCTCCAATCAGCAATGCATATTTCGCCATTTTGCTTGCTTAGTTCCGTTAAAATACGCGAATTTTCTCTAATTTTATATTTTATACAGTATACATCTGAAAAATTCCGTAAATTGGGATATTGCAGGTAATAATGTGAAGTTGCACATATCTTGATCCCCCTAAATCCCCCTTAAAAAGGGGAGCCACTGCGTTGGGCGGCTTTGCCGACTTGAAGCAAGTGGCGTGGACTTTGATAGATTTTTTCTAGTTCCCCCCTTTTTTCAAGGGGAGCCAGCGTCGTGGGCGGGTTTCCCGACTTGAGACGACTGGCGTGGGTTAGGGGGGATCTAATTTTATGCAGCCTCATAAAGAATTGCTTTAAGAAGTCTAGTGATTAGCGCTTTTGCGATCGCTTGATTTTTAAGATAGTCGCTATAAATTACTACGTTAGTTGGATGTGGCTACTGATATTGTTGAG contains the following coding sequences:
- a CDS encoding caspase, EACC1-associated type, which produces MAKYALLIGASEYESQKINNLSGVVKDIEAMQRVLQNSGIGGFDEVKFLSNPDSDTMRSEIEQLFMEKCQKDDVVLLYFSGHGYRHEDGSLFFISRNTQVNPQGFPRIGTAVDAKFIHQNYMSRSKSKRQVLILDCCFSGAFAERMSAKDIANLSIKNEIGEQLGGEGRAVLTSSTATQQSFEDSGGGVYTRYLVEGIEKGAADSDNDGVITVAELHEYAKRKVQEAKPAMKPEIFAVKEGYTIRLAKAPVDDPQLEYRKEVEQCVIDSEISELGRFILDLRQTELGLTSEKAKEIENEVLKPFREFQESLQKYEKALTAVLQKQQNLSDSNLKLLKRLQQVLKLRDEDVAAIHNFLILSSEKGVYYTKLRDLLAAGNWKDADMETYRVMIQALGKKEGDYFKDEELLNFPCTDLRTIDRLWVKYSNGHFGFSVQKEIYLSVGGKLDGTYDDEAWNQFRDRVGWRVESSWISYTHVTFSTSAPRAHLPVVFGEEGERLRVRGYLVYWSAGLVFSRIETCKL